The Plasmodium berghei ANKA genome assembly, chromosome: 12 region catatatatactaaaaTTTATGTACATTCATTATatcctttatttttttttgcagaTGGGTAATTTGGATGAATCAGATAAAAGACAAAGTGTTTTATGTAAAGTCTTATTTAactatatacaaaaaacaTGTGGAGTTTGtctcattttttgttttaatcCTACTCTAAGTCAAAAAagtgtataaaaaaaaaaataataatatagtaTTCGTTGTGCATatgtttaaatatattattatataattttattttttatttccccCCTTTTTTTGTAGCTTACCAGTTCTACTCTTACTATGGCAAAcgaatgtaaaaaaataaaaagcaAAAGGAAACAACTATTTTATGTTAATTCTGAAAGCCGAGAAgcatttttcaaaaatataaaaaccgAAGATAATACACATGCTCATtctacaaataataataataatagtaataaaaaaacgaacGCTACGAATGAAAATCAATTTCAAGATATGAAACTGAATAGTGTTCATTCCAATAACACAcaaaaaatggatatacATAATTCAGATAAAGACGATATTAATggtataaatgaaaaagtaAACATTCGAAACAATTCttcaatatttattttatataaaaatgatgataataataaaattataaatataacagataaaaaaagtgataatgaaaaacaTAATCTTTTAAGAAATCTTCTACATGAAATTgtagaagaaaaaatgatagaagacaaaaataataaaaatactattgaacaattaaaaaatgatatttctaaattaaaaaacgAATGTAATTTTTGgaaaaaagaaacatataattatcataataaattaaaaatgttaaataaaaactatttaaaaattaatgagttcctttttaaaacattGAATAACAATTCTATTAATAGTACCAATAGCAATGAcacaaaaatgaattataaCATTCGAAACAATAGCAACTCACCAAATAGCTATCATAACTATTCTCTTAAAAATTATCCCAATGAGGCACGCAAACACGAGAAAAGTCAAAGCCTCTCAATCAATTTGAACAGGAAATTTTGTGAagacaataaaaatatcctCATTAGTCCATGCACACATAAAAAAGAAGCACTTGATATTGAAAATAGctatctaaaaaaaaaaaattcaatttCATCTGACTCGTTcagaacaaaaaaaaatttagaaaacGAAGAAAATTCTTCGAAAAAAAGAGATGGATATTCCAAAATAAATTCAGAAAGACATAACTTAAAAAGTAAGCCTATAACAGaaatttatcaaataaatgaaCAAGGCTTAGAAAAAAACTCATTCTACAATAAGCATAGGTCTTTTAGCGAAgcatataattatgatgagaaaaaaattgcGAAATAATTCATCTGAACAAATAGgacatattaaaaaaaacattctGACAAGTtcataataatgaatataattcGTCTTTTAATGCACacaatttgaaaaaatcaaatttaAAGCATGAACAGGTCAGAAAAGTAATCCATAAAATGAGCGACGAAATGGATGAAAGCATAGcgaacaaaaataatatgtatgCTAATAATAGTTTGAAAGTAAGTTCGCGTGAACATTATAAAAGAGAGACGGATATTTTAaacttttataaaaaaatataaacgaTTTATCAGTTAGAAAAATTtcataatgaaataaaacaaatttaaatcaTAACCAATCACccaaaaattatataactattttatCACCACGTTTAAACAATGAACATacagaaaaatataacaaaaataattatgaacaaaataattcacCAGTTGCTGAGTTGccaatataaaatgttaacaatagtaaaaaaaaggaaaatattcATTCCGCAATTAATAGTAACAGAGTGGTAACTATTTCAAAAGGTGTTATCAATATTGAAAACGGAAACAGTGAAAGAAATCCAAAATAGCAATTTTAACAAACTTAATAACATAACAGTTGAGTCCTTGGCaacgaaaataaaaaacaggATATTGAAATCGAGAAGTCTATCCATAGTACAATCGAtagataaataaataaacgCACACATATAATTACTAAACACTAATATTAAGTGTagtaaacataaaaataaatgataaagcattaatattattataataaggAAATTCagctaaaaaaataataatacaaatattgTAGTAGTAGTAGTATTCCCTTTTGTTTctactatttttttctatttttttcaaatttttttcaatttttacGGAATTCTTAATacactatatatatgtgtgtttTCGTGTTAACCTTCAattcataataaatataattgtaattatttttgttatttatttcataatatttttacaataatTAACTTTGTGGGGATGTACAAAGACATTGtttaaatgtttttaaaattatatttttataaaaaagttttagagaatatacatatttgaACATTGAATATGATGAAACATATTTCCATGCTTTTCCTACGTTAATGTATAAACcatttgttatatataaaatcgTAATAGCTATTTTTggatatattataaataaaaaaatacaatatgttttttttatttaatttatataatgttaAAATCAGCCCATAATTTTCCATAATCGCtattaaacatataaacaaaaagtTATATTACAAAGCAAACTTCGAATTGCATGTTTtcataatacatatatatacaaatataaaatgtgttAGACATGTAGATCCCAAGTTGCAATAATATGTACGATATCtttattcttttaaaatataaaattaatattttagcatatatttattgtttgTTCGATTTATTCAATTGtgattaaatattattattattattattattattattattattattattattattatatatacaacaatatataatattcaaCATAACAATaattggaaaaatatatttttataggtttctgtaaatttataaaaacacagtaaaaataaataaaaaataaacgtATATGTTTCTCTATGTTTTcctttatttaatttattttattttttttaaataattttttttacgaTTTGTTtgcttttatttatattattttttaatgcccatttatttattagcTTAATTTATTGCGACGATttgatttaataaaaatttataattaatttttatttatactttCTCTAGttgcttttttttcgtttctttttaatttattttttccgtttattttattatatttaaaaaaatattttggagcaaatatcataatatatttaaaatagaatcaacaaatatatataaataaataattaaatatttactGATGTTTATTGAAGAAATGgcgtattttttttattattaatgatttaaaacataaaacattttttacttattttattacaataaaaaaataagatatCCTTTATATACGCATCCTACATAGTTAAAGGTATgcatttatgtatataagaTATCTAATATAgttgtataaaaaaaaaaaaaaatattatagaaGCATAGAAGAGTTAAAGTACAGCTATTTCCTAGAAAGTATTACATGAATGagttatataattaaaatataagataaaataataattttaatatttaacatatcctataaatgatatgcatgtttatatttaatttattacacctgaaaacaaaaaataagatTTATTATTCTGATTAATACTTTATCGCGAGTTtgtttattacatttttaattttaaaaacaagTGAAGTTACTtaaattggaaaaaaacattaacataaataactagctattttttataatagcTAGCAGAATAGTCATAAAAATTGAGGCATGTCAATAGTAGTGATCATAATAACACATTGAGACAGTATCCTATCTATATAactaaatattttatgttttatttttatatataatatttggaacattttgtttattatataaccCATTTTAAggtgtttaaaaaaaatacttaaTTTCCGTTGGTATATTcgtttattaatttatatttgcaaaaaaaaaaaaaatgtcaaATTGGAGAATTAGCGAATTGGGAAATTGGATATCAAATGGCATAAGCCAATTGGGTGCAAATGCTGtatcaaatataaattcaaTTATCCCTATGACCATAGAAGAACCTGCTACTTCATCAATTATTCCCAATACCcgtaataatatatttttaaatataagtGACTCAGATGATGATTCAGATGATAgcttattattaaatattgaTAAGGATGATCAtaataatcaaaaaaaaatattaaatatgaataataataattatgatgaTTCAGATGATGATGATTATTatggtaataataaaacgtTTTTGAacatgaataataataataatgatgattCAGATGATGATTCGGATTATggtaataattttgattatACATTAGGATATTATTTGACAAAAGAAGAAcgtgataaaaaaaaaaaaggttATACTCCAAATAACTTGGGCGATATTCCAGACGAATATGAAGGTATATTCACATCAAAGGCAGCACAGAGAAAAATTACCACCCCAtcaagtaaaaataaaaacgtGGGCCCAACCAAAACTGCAAGTGCAGATGCAAGAAACAGTTCAAATCCAGTCCCGAGCACAAgcaaaaatgaaaatcCAATCCCGAGCACAAgcaaaaatgaaaatcCAGTCCCGAGCACAAgcaaaaatgaaaatcCAGTCCCGAGCACAAGTAGGCAAAGCAATAGTACCTACACACAAATGGggggaaaaaaaacacaaaaaagtgataaaagtaaagatgaaaaaaaagatagtGAAGAGCCAAAACAAGAAAGTGGTGGGTTTTTTAGCAGTTGGGGATTAAATTCACTTTTTTCTTATGGAGATACATCAACATATTgcaatgaatataaaactGGTTATCGTTTAGATGATGAAGCCAAGCAAGTATTGAATGATAGTTTCacatatgaaaattatttaaaaaacagAAAAAGAGGAAATAATCCCATAGATTCACAAAATCCATtcaataaaagaaatagcCGTCTAAGAGATAATGACATGCGTATCTGTGTAGATACCacatattatgatatattagAAGTGAATCCAAATGCACCAATGAAaactataaaaatgaattattataagTTAGCATTACGTTATCATCCAGATAAAAATCctaatgatgaaaatgcaaaattaaaatttcaaaaaataaatgaagcATATCAAGTATTAAGTGATGAAGAAAAACGAGAAGAATATGATAGATGTGGATTAAATGCAGTTAATGGGATGTTTATGTTAGATCCATCTgtgttatttattttattatatagttCTGAAGAATTAAAAGATTATATAGGTACATTAAGAAttgcatattatattcaaatgatatataatagttCTGAGTCTATTGAAGATTTGCATTCCATTCGaagtataataaaaaaggaaatagaTTTAGAACAGAATCAAAGAGAAGTAAAATTGGCTTTACTTTTACgagataaattaaaattatatatggaaGATGAACAAGCTTGgactaaaaaaatggaaaccgaacttaaaaaaacaacgggctcatatttttcaagTTCTATATTAGGATCTATTGGatggatatataataatgttgCATCTTCATATATAGCAGAAGTAACAACCCTTTGGGGGGTTGGTGCAACCTTGTCGAATGTTAAAGCATCTACTAGATCTATACAAAATCACATAGGTTTAGCCAAATCTATAATCAGCACATTTGTAACAGTTCATCAAGTAGCTTCATATTATAATGAACTAAGTCCAGATGATAATGATGAAGAAAACCcttttaatgaaaatagaaAAACGACGAAAAAATTTAGTGAAAGTGATGATGATTGTGGAGAAGGAACAAGCACAGGTCgaactttaaaaaaagataaagaaGTTGATCCAAATGATTTTGAAGGGACTGGAGATGTAAATTTTGGTTTTAGCATATCTGATTATTTATGGAGAAGAAATGATACCAAATTAGATGATAaatctaaaaatatacaagaATCAGAAGATTCtgtaaaaaagaaaatggaAAGAGAAGTAttaatggaaaaatatcaaaCTAAGGCATTTGGctcaataataaaaaatgtactTTCACTTGTTTTATGGGATGTAGAATCGACTACTAAAGGAGTAGCACAAAAGTTAGTACGTGATGAAGGTGTAGATATTAATACTCGATTAAAAAGAGCATATGCCTTGAAACAACTAGGAGATATGATGCTAAATTTGTCAAAAACTGAAAAGGATTTGTTTGATGTCAAAAATTTAGATATTAGCCAACTTTTTGATGATCTTATTTTAAAGGCAGCCAAAAAAGCAGAAGAAGAAGAAGCAGCAGCAGAAGCAGCAGCAGAAGCTGAATCAACCAAAATTGAGAGGGATGAAAAATACAGTGGTCTAAGGCATAATCAAAACAAGTCATGAATTTGttaatttcaaaataaGCTTAGATATGCATACAAAACAAGGTGTACTTTCGCTTCGAATTAAATTCTATGacttttttctcttttaattaaaaagtgCAGCAtctgtaatatatataactccCTTTGACATTCAAATTCCAAGACAAATCAATTTAATTCAAATGCTTGAtgatttataaaaattttatttaaacataaaataaaatagtaacTTCCTATAATTTTAAGTGCCATACACTGTGTACGCATcctatttgtatatatttatccgtgttattttataactattagaaataatatatggtTGCTATGCAATCAatcctatatatatacatatatatatgcgtTTCATTTGACAATGCTAGCATTCCCCTATAATTTTTCGGATATTTCtgaacatatatatttttaaatgatttatattatttggtTTGATTTTTGTGTTTTTGGTGATATGGCTTTCTTTTcatgattatttttatttatgttatgTCGACATAGAAAATTTGCAAATACTACATTACATAATTTGATTCATtatattgtataaatatttataaatatgtaatattcatttcacattttcattatacaTTGTatattgcatattttttatcgttcgaatattaaaaaaaaaaaaaaattttgagtttttatttttatatctatacTATTATGTTTGTGAAGGCTTTGTGGGCTTTTTATTATccttaattttaattattatatgataatttCTAAACAAtctaaaattatttatttgcattttttaatttgatttAAGATTCGTGATTGTATGTAaaaagttattttttaaataataaattacaacaaaatgaaaaaatagaaaagtaaaaaaatatttttgtatgcataaagaataaaaatcgatatatagataaaattaaattgaGATTGACTACAAACTTATGAGATCTTTTAAATCAGATAAGAATTTATCTGTTTGAGGTTTTGGAagtttttcatatttatccATCTTTAAGCATGTCATAATACattgttttaaatttaataaattgtCACAAGTTtctaaataatttgaaatAGACATAAAATGAGCAAATTCCATTTGATGATTATTCATTAACTTTATATTTGGaacaattaaaatttttttattttttcgtaAGCATTCAAATGTTGTTCCTACCCCTGCATGACTTAAAATCAGATTAGctttatcataatatttattaatactatttttgtatcgaaaatattttactttttgtaataaaattgaatttttatttttgtaattgtATATTAACTTAGGTATATATTTAGAGTTTCCAATTTGTATAgttaattttgtaaaaccatttttttttaaaaatatgtgaaattcttttttatctatataCTCAATTAACTCATCAAATTTATAAGAACCAACTGTAACAAATAAGTACATTTTTATGGATACAAATATTAGCTATATGATTATATGTATGCTTTTTGTCTCTATTTTTTGTAagcaaataatatttcctatttttttctatacttaacaaatttgaaaaatatttataatctctataaacaattttgtTTCCTTTAATTTAACTAGTAGATATTAGTTTGATGAGTTTATACACACATACATACCTCCTTccttatattattattagctTACTACTATTTGTGAttgttaattatattttagcttttttttttttttatttcctatttataaaatagcTAGCTGGAATATTCATTTAGGGCATAAAAATAGCAACTATTAAATAtgtaagaaaaaaaaataagatataaaaaaataaaataataagaaagtaagaaaataagaaaaagaaCTTAGCATATTATCAAGGAATATACACATAAAtggagaaaaaaataatactcataaaaatatggaatatatcatatttcgcatattattattattgccGTTTtgtatcatttatttttgtgcCGCAAAATCgattattatataagtCATGTTCAAAAGGGTTATGTAAAATATGCTAATAATGTGTGtacgtttttttttttttttaatataaaaatataaagaaaaataatacatttagtatttctcattttatttatacatatattattttttttaatatttgttcaatgattatatgttatttgttttattccCCTAAACATACATcattttggaaaaaaaaaatggcaCCCTGAtcatattgttttatttcctttgtGTATATTACATAAATTATACCTAGAGCTTTTGATATAGCAATTAAACTATATAAAGCTCTCTTTTTTCAAGcgtatacatatataagcATGAAATCGTATTAACActtgtatatatatcctATACATTCCTAATTTTgaaatagaaatataaaaagcgATGAAGTTGCTTTGCACAATTCTTCATAAGAACGTTAattctctttttttcttttcccCAAGTGATTTATGATATGCATGTATATGTGGGAATCGTTTATGCATATTAAGTGTCTATATATTCATGCACAAAGGGGTaggtaatatatatgcgtCTGTTTGAATGTCAAACTGCTATGAAATCCTTCTCTTTTTCccccttttttttaaaaactgGACAATTTTCACTGAGGAACTTAGAAATatgttcatattatttgtaaaaatatctagaaaaaatataataaagcaATGGCGTATTAGTTAacattgtatatatatatgtgcatatacATACCGCTCTCCTGTTTTAGTTTCGTATTTTCACAATTCCGTTGTGTCTACCCTCacctatatttttatatatcaattaattttacacatgtttttatgtatacaaattttatgatatattttttattttttatgtcaAAAGCTAcgaaactaaaaaaaaaacaacaatgttattttttttttcaaacaataataatatttgatttatatcttaaacaaaaataatttacaaaCATTAAGAAAATTAGAAATTGAATATATGAGCttcaaattaaataatgaacCTAAAATTAAAAGCATGACCttgtatttaaaaacaaattacGACCTTGATCTTAAGAGAAAAGACAGAAatttgatttattatttgtttttttccaaaatatttatcGTATAATACCAGTGGCAAATCATTCATTTTAATTAGTGTGTGCATATTAGTACCGAATCGAGTTGTcagataaaataaatatatatatatatacagaAATCACATGATTTGAGGAAGCaaagaaaaataagaaataaaCTGATTTATGCGTCCATAAAATGAGTataggaaaaaaaacacaatataatataaaggTGGATATACATGAAGTTAAAGATTTGAGTTTTCGAGAAAGtacaaatgaaaaagagATAATACCTAACCCTTATATTGAAATAAGAGTTAACGATGAAACAAAATGTACAGccaaaaaaaatcaagCAGTAAATGttgtatataatacatcatttaatttttctatgGATTTAACTGACTATGATTTTCAAAGAACAAGTGTAGAAGTGTGTGtattacataaatatacaattcAGAGTGCACTAATTGGAAAATGTTCTTTCAGTttaaattatgtatattcaAAAGTACAACATTGGATATATAGAATATGGGTTAAGTTGCGAAATCCTGATCTGCCTTTAGATGATGTAGggtatttattaatatctGTTGGGGTATATGGCCCTGGTGATTCTATACCAATTATAAATGATAgcataaaaacaaatatgcATGAACATGAAATATGtgcaaataataaaggaATAGATATGCATATAACACATTATgatttatgtataaatatatttagagGTCAAGATATCGAATTTATAAACAATGCTAACAGTTTATtccaaaataatttagaaCCATATGTTAGGGTAATACATAACGGTTTTGAAGAAAAAACTAAAATTATACGAAATGATCCAAACCCTGTTTGGAATTTAAGTGTTCATTTACCAACATGTACACCTtgttatgataaaaatattattatagaATTAATTAATGGAGAAACAAATGGCGTCGTTATATTTAGTATTTTACTagatttttttgaaatactAAAAAGGGAAATAGTTCCACGATGGttcaatatttattataaccCTCAGAATTACATCTTTCCTAGAAGCAGTATTTATTCCCAGAATGTCAATCAAAATTCTACGAATCCTCATGCTTTTGGAAATAATCAAACTTCGAATAATAATCAGTCTGTTGCCGGTATTGGCAATACAATTAATAATGTGAGCACATTTGggaattatttattttcaggAACAACTGCAGAAAAACTTTTTAAGAATGCAGCACAaggaataaatattaatgatatattagGAATAACAAAagtacaaaatatatttactaatgatattttaaaagaattttatctttatgGGGGTCGTATATTTTTAGGAGtaaatattacaaaaacTCATGCCCCTGGGcctatatgtataaaatcAGCAAAAATAGAACATGACCCACCCAacaaagaatatatattttgtgcTGACatttatgaaatattagGAGTAGAAGGAAATAATAAGCAAGGAGAATATGAGACtaataatttgaataatataaatgatggAAATGTGTTAaatgagaaaaataattttaataacaaTGGGGATAGTATTATATGTGTATGTGGATTAGGACCtcacaaattaaaaacgCCACCACTACTTCCAAACGAAGTAGGATCTTATGTTTTAAATGAAAGTGCGGGAAGAATAAATGAGTttcgtatttttttaccacaaaataataatgaacaaatttatgatatatttctttatatatatgtaaagtCAAATATATCAGTTACAGACTGGATTACAAACAGacgaaatatttataatagcATTTTAAATACAGAATATGAAGATGgtgatataaataagattcagaaaataaataaaatgagtTCAATAAATCAAATATCTGATGATATGGTTAACAACAATTCtgaaattttaaataattataaactAAAAAGTTTTGTCAGAATaccatttaaatatttacttttgaatgaaaataaacCTAAATGGTTTTCTATGAAAAATGTTGAAACAGATGCACatgattataatatatctttttttgcAAATTTAATACCttgtaatttatataaaaaaagaccAAAAAGGTTAGAATATAAATTGTCacgatatttttttcgtgCTTTAATATATGAGGGTTTACATTTTCCAGCTAAAGGATATAATGCATTTCCTGACccatacataaaaatagaaatagCTGGACAAACTATAAAAACAAGTACTATTTTACATACATTAAAtccaaattattatgaagCATATGAAGTTGAAGTTATATTACCAACAAATTTAAATCTTGCTCCAGATATATCGATAGAAGCTTTTTCTGTTAATAAATCATTTCTTTATAATGATGATATTTTATTGGGTTCATGTACATATCCTATCATGAAAGTTCCAATGGAATGGAAAAGATCACCTATATggataaatttaaaatcttctcaatataaaaagtgtAAAGCAAAATTATTAGTTGCTTTTGAATTAGTACCTTATGAAAAAGTAGTTAATGATGATCAGTATCCATTTTATGATGATATAAGGCCATCAACTTTACCTGGTCatgtttctttatttttagttGGGATTCGTATGTTTAAACCTTTGAAAGATCCATCTGTCACTGTTTGTTTTGGTCGAGATATAGATGACACATCTCAATTTTTATGGTATGAAACTACTAATAAAGTTATATCAGGAAAAGAAGGGAATtggaattttttaaaatatttttctctaGATGTAGCATTACCCAAGCGTATGCAACATCATAGTTTTTTAGAAGTTCGAGTTGAGGATAGAGGATCTAATACTGGTTTTTCTGGTGGTACTTCTAATGGATATAATTCAATTAATGccataaataatgataatttagTAGGTACTGCGTATATAACCCTAAACCCGCTACTCCCATGGttatatgaatatgaaCAAAGAGAATGTATAGAATTGTTTAAACTGCATCTATTGGAAGAGGTTCTAATTGAGGATGCTGAAAAGGCGCGGAAAACATATAATAGTGCattgatatataaaaaaagttcaatattttctaaaaaaatgtcaaatgatatatttgaaatacAAGGAACAGATGAAGAAAGAGATGGGTatggtaataataatgtttttCATGCATTATCGTTAAATATGTTAGAGGAGAACCCATTTTTAGAATATGGTGATGAAGATGTAGAAGAACCAGATGAAGGTGAAAATGGgttaaaaaatgtgatgcacaaaataaaagatgatataaataaagagGATAGGGcagaaaacaaaaatagtGTAACCGAATtggagaaaaaaataaattcaaatGGTATTCTTAGTCCAATTGAAACAAATGGAATGAGAGCAGTGAATGAATTTGAGGAAATCccaaatgaaaataatcaaaaaaaagaaattaaaaaaaaaaaaaaaagtcgaaaaaatataaacaatgaATATCTTCCTTATAATGATCCAGATTTTGCAAATGTTCGAATTGAAGACCCATTAGAGCATGTTTGTTTTACACAAAAAACTGGTGGTATAGATAATGATATAGATGTAACTGGATATTCAAACAACAATAAATCCATctcaaatataaatgataatcaTGTGAATAAACAATATACATCAGCCAATACATTGGACAATGCCGAAAATTGTGGGAAAGGTATTTATGGATTTAGTGAAGATATGttaaattttcaattatCATTAGCATATGATGATGACCATGATGAATTGCAAAGAGAAGAAATGttatatgaatatgaaGTAGATATGgatataaatgatttaCCTTATTTAAGAGCAACGATATTTAGATGCACAGATTCTGGAATACCAGAAGCAGTTGGttatttgaaatatatatgtaatgtatatgatgaaaaaacaatgcataaaaaaaaagaaatggTTAAAGCATGTGATAACCTAGTAAgagaatataaattaacaaGAAATTTAGTAGTAAGagcatatattattcaagCAAGAGGTTTGAACCCGCCATCAGGGGCTACAGATATAACgacatatatatggataaaaaatagtgatGAAATAACAAACATTCCAGGTGGTTTATCACATAATATTAAAGATACAGGACATACAAAAAAGCAAGGATATAAACCTGAATTCAATAGATGTTATCAATTATTATGTTCATTTCCTGATGAATCTATTATACAAGTATGTGTAATGAATCAAGGATC contains the following coding sequences:
- a CDS encoding kinesin-like protein, putative, coding for MHKRAYSESLGLITDELRKKNLKDIKYEIKVDEKKKKKLENVVVRIRKLEQNEEITLQTDPKDKTALYFKKDFEIEKYTFDLVFDENDNNESIFNQIGGHEIINSVCKGYKETIITYGQTGSGKTYTLFGSEKEYGIIYYFVYHLYKLCNKKNYTKCSIYLSIYEILGDTLIDLMSYQNEKNIEFYTEEYYLKTIKYPYKVVNIKSYEAAKKMIDAACMLRNVEATSQNMRSSRSHAIIQFFVNISESTISNNVKTVKDYYGVLTLVDLVGCEREEYNVNKNINKYEYKGGNTNDKTSARVLNSSLSSLNKMLRKMQMGNLDESDKRQSVLCKVLFNYIQKTCGVCLIFCFNPTLSQKSLTSSTLTMANECKKIKSKRKQLFYVNSESREAFFKNIKTEDNTHAHSTNNNNNSNKKTNATNENQFQDMKLNSVHSNNTQKMDIHNSDKDDINGINEKVNIRNNSSIFILYKNDDNNKIINITDKKSDNEKHNLLRNLLHEIVEEKMIEDKNNKNTIEQLKNDISKLKNECNFWKKETYNYHNKLKMLNKNYLKINEFLFKTLNNNSINSTNSNDTKMNYNIRNNSNSPNSYHNYSLKNYPNEARKHEKSQSLSINLNRKFCEDNKNILISPCTHKKEALDIENSYLKKKNSISSDSFRTKKNLENEENSSKKRDGYSKINSERHNLKSKPITEIYQINEQGLEKNSFYNKHRSFSEAYNYDEKKIAK
- a CDS encoding DnaJ protein, putative; translation: MSNWRISELGNWISNGISQLGANAVSNINSIIPMTIEEPATSSIIPNTRNNIFLNISDSDDDSDDSLLLNIDKDDHNNQKKILNMNNNNYDDSDDDDYYGNNKTFLNMNNNNNDDSDDDSDYGNNFDYTLGYYLTKEERDKKKKGYTPNNLGDIPDEYEGIFTSKAAQRKITTPSSKNKNVGPTKTASADARNSSNPVPSTSKNENPIPSTSKNENPVPSTSKNENPVPSTSRQSNSTYTQMGGKKTQKSDKSKDEKKDSEEPKQESGGFFSSWGLNSLFSYGDTSTYCNEYKTGYRLDDEAKQVLNDSFTYENYLKNRKRGNNPIDSQNPFNKRNSRLRDNDMRICVDTTYYDILEVNPNAPMKTIKMNYYKLALRYHPDKNPNDENAKLKFQKINEAYQVLSDEEKREEYDRCGLNAVNGMFMLDPSVLFILLYSSEELKDYIGTLRIAYYIQMIYNSSESIEDLHSIRSIIKKEIDLEQNQREVKLALLLRDKLKLYMEDEQAWTKKMETELKKTTGSYFSSSILGSIGWIYNNVASSYIAEVTTLWGVGATLSNVKASTRSIQNHIGLAKSIISTFVTVHQVASYYNELSPDDNDEENPFNENRKTTKKFSESDDDCGEGTSTGRTLKKDKEVDPNDFEGTGDVNFGFSISDYLWRRNDTKLDDKSKNIQESEDSVKKKMEREVLMEKYQTKAFGSIIKNVLSLVLWDVESTTKGVAQKLVRDEGVDINTRLKRAYALKQLGDMMLNLSKTEKDLFDVKNLDISQLFDDLILKAAKKAEEEEAAAEAAAEAESTKIERDEKYSGLRHNQNKS
- a CDS encoding UDP-N-acetylglucosamine transferase subunit ALG13, putative, giving the protein MYLFVTVGSYKFDELIEYIDKKEFHIFLKKNGFTKLTIQIGNSKYIPKLIYNYKNKNSILLQKVKYFRYKNSINKYYDKANLILSHAGVGTTFECLRKNKKILIVPNIKLMNNHQMEFAHFMSISNYLETCDNLLNLKQCIMTCLKMDKYEKLPKPQTDKFLSDLKDLISL